The genomic window ttttatttaataaagactttaaaattttgaataacACTATTTGCTAATAAACTGATTTGTTTtgatacataaattttttatttttcctaatttttttatttttaataaatttttaaaattaaattattaagaatgcaaaaaataaatattgtcATGCTGGTTACacaaattttgaaaatgactgaataatgaaaattttgaacaaaattttaactaaaaaatatgattcatctgtgtacatatatatgcataatacaTATGCGTACACTTATATAAcgagataaaaaataagaaaacgaaaaaaagaaatatatatatttacgcaaattttatgtattatgtttatatttaataagtaaattattaaaatggatgttttaatatgtatgttttgatatctatatttttatatatatattttaataaatatatgtatttatattatttcgtatattttatttcgtgaattttattatgtacaatttattacatacattttaatatgtacatttttcagtaggtacattttaatatgtataccttaaaacatacattttaatacgtataattaaatacgtacattttaatacatacattttaatacatacattttgATATGTACATTTTGATATGTACATTTTGATATGTACATTTTGATATGTACATTTTGATATGTACATTTTGATATGTACACtttaatacatacattttaacataaaaattatatttatttcataaatgggaaaaatttatttgatGAAGTAAACATAAATGAAGAACATAGTTGTTATGgccatttcattttaataaaatagtaaaggTGTTATAAggaaattaaattttttttttttccccccttATTTGTAcgttacataatttttattaattatatgtatttaatggAAAATAGACTGTGCACACCTTTTTACCATGTtgatgtattttattttaatttttttttgtgcaaATTTATGAaaccaaaataaaaaaaaaatttaggtatacgaaaataaaaaaaaaaatatacatatagagAAAAaggtgttatatatatatatgtatataactaAAGAATGGAGGAAAAAGAGTCTGGTGCAAATGCAAAGGCATTTTTAGAATCAAAAGATaagagagaaaaaatagaCGACGACGACGATGAGGACgataaaaagaaaggaagCACTGGAAAGATTAATGGAAACTCTAGTAACAACAACTATACCAATAGAAACGATGATGATAgtgaaaatgtaataaaaaagaatgaaagaaaaaaaaacaaaaattcgTTAAACAATAACGACGAGAAAcgtaataatgataaaaataacaaaaataaggGAGAACATACAGAAAATTcgcaagaaaaaaaaaaaggaaagaaaaagaaagaagctgaacaagaagaagaagaagaagaagaagaggaagaagatgatgaagacgatgaagaagaagatgaTGAAGACGACCGAGCTTATGGTTATtctgaagaagaaaaagaacgTCGAAAGgatgaattattaaatttaaacaGTAACAATACTGTAAAGTTTTACACGTCAGAGAATGACAAAAGTAGGGTTAAAAATCATAGTGATAATTATTTAGAAAGAggaagatataaatataattacatgaaaagaggaaaaaaatttaaaacgaGCAGTACATATGAAGAAATGTCATCAGATCATCATGAATATATGTCTTTAAAAGTAagttataaaattaacaaaaaaagtcATTAtgataaatcaaaaaaaagatcGACTCTGTCTATGACAATGAATGATAAACATGAACGAACACTAAATAAAAGCAGTATATGTACAGATAATGCGaagtttttaaattttttaaatgataatgaaaaaggtccgtattattataaaaatattaaaagatataattttagaagaagaaaacagaaaaaagctaaaataaaaaaagaaaagcatGATATGAAAGGAACATTAGATGAATATGTAGTAGATattaaagagaaaaataaagatgaaGACATGTTTAGTAgtgaaaatataacaaacgctaaaaattctataaaacattttcttACGGACAGTAAAGAATTACATGTAAGTGATTTACAAGATGCAGaaaaaagggggaaaatGAAAGATGAAAAGCGTCTAAAAGATTATTTAAGTACAAGTAAATTGGAAGGAAAATTTGTAAAACatttaagtaaaattaaaagcaCCTTATGTTGTAATCGaagatattttatatttcgcaaaaaaacaataagaaaaaggaaagaaaaaataattatatttttaaataatgattGTACTGTTTCTAAAAATGGTCAATTTAACGATCATTTTTATAGAactattcataaaaatgatttGGATAATttagaagaagaaaaaatatatctttataataataaagaaaatacattaaaaaaaatgatttatagAATATTTCCGCAATTTTCCATATTCAGTTTAATTCTATATGTTACATTTATTCAATGGATAGTATTTATTCTACTTATATCTGTGAAGTCTGATATCTCTTTAACTCCTTCAAGTAtttatactttaaaaaattagaaaacaAACCCATGAGTCTTTGTACATGCGTGTGTATGCGcaagcatatatatgcacacataggctaatattacatatatgggtatacatatttatatgtgtatgtgtatttttatccttttccGCACACACATTTGTATTcgtatatacttatgtataaGGGGAGACGCAAATATCAATTTTAGTGTTATTtccctcctttttttttatgtgtagCGTAAAATAAGTCCATAAAATATGTGTGAGTGTGAACGAGCatatattacttaaaaatttttttctttttcctcctTTTAGATGATTCGTTAAAGAATTTTGGTAGTAATTTTccacataatatttttaagaaggCGGAGTTTTATCGCCTTTATACAGCCTTGTTTTTGCATTCAAATTTTAATCATATTTGTGCAAATACGTATGTTCAATTAACAGTTGGTTTCTTACTAGAATATCTCTATGGAACATATGTTGTTTTTTTAGTATATGTATTTGCAGGTTAGGGaaagaaaaatgagaaatgaaaaggataaaacaaaaaaagaaagcacAATATGTTAttgaaaaatggaaaatttaGGCATGAATGTATATGAGGATATGATCATGAGCCTGCATATGGTACGTGTAACatacttattattatattttaattttttttttttttttttttttttgtaggtATATATGGAATAATACTGTCCTCTCCATTAACGTATTGCTATTCAACAACTGAAAGCAGTAGCAGCTCTGCCGGAATTattggaatatttttttccgaAATTTTAATGATGACTAATTTTAATGTAGATAAAATTAGTATTAGTGTAcatctattttgttttttttttcttcttttatttctcaAATTCTCTTTAAACACAATcagtattaatatttatagcCATTTTTTTGGTTTCCTGGGaggtaataatttttatgtatgtattttgtTGATGTGTGTATTTTTGTTTGTATTCATTCgtgtaatgtatatatataggcaTCAATACggatgtatatacatacgcttatatacacacacatgcTGTAttgacaatttttttttccccgtTTCCGTAGGATTTTTAATTGGCGTAATTTTAAAACGTAATCAATTGAAATACTTTTtgaagaataatttattaattcaaaTTTTATCCTTAGTGTTTCTTATAACAAGTTTAGGTgctgctatatatatatcaacatACGTTGTCCAAAAATGTccaaattaaattttttaaaggaaaTTAATTTTCATCCGATCCATTTAATTAagaaaaaccaaaaaaaaaaaaaaaaactgatATAAATAgtgcatataatatatataatggatACGGTTTAATTATACAAGTATTCTTTAATGttaaagatttttttttcccccctcATAAATGCGTGTAATAACTctttcaaattttatattattttttaatgtacatattatatatattcatgtgtACTCATTATATAAGCATGATATGTACCTAGGATAAAGAtgtttttgtctttttttttccttttttttttttttttttgtttgaatAAAGGAAAAGATAAGTTTGTCttgattatatattttttctttttttttgcctaCTATTAGattaatgaattaataatacgctttttttttatatatttacatttttcaaaataaaataagctTTAATGTAAacttttatatgtaatttttcatatttaaaattatgattatttatttattaaaaatatttttaattcttccgGAAAAGTAGCgaatatgcataaatatatatatatatttatttagaaacatatataattatttagaaaaaaactACAGTATTATAAACTGAATAGATTTAGTATCATCctcttttttgttaaaactTGGGGCTATacttataaagaaaaagataaaacagtaaattttatatttgcatatattcCAGTTTTAccttcattattatatagtaaCTTTATTATCCCCTcttattataattctttaataaaGCTATTCCAAAAATTGTGTTTGCtggaaataattttcattttattattaagcATGAACAGATGGACTCAAATGGTTAGCCAAcaaaatattgtaattaacgaaataatttaattcttgtgccaaatgtaataattgttatatattgagctgtttatatatatatatatgtacatatatttatttgtatatctttttatttatgcatatccTCTcccaaacaaataaaatcaCTCTATTTTGCAAGTATGCATCAACAAGGTACAGTGAATAATTCaaataagatatattaaCGAGGTCAcaagcaaaaataaatggacaaataaaaggaagaaatataaaaacaaatttatataatacaatgaaaaaaacaacaaCAGTACTATACAAGAGAATAAACAACTGTGTGATCATGTGCCTacgttttatatattttaaaatataagtgttatatatttaaaactgCTGTATTATCTTCAAATGGGTATATAAACTTAATGATATAAcgaattattattgttttcaATGGGATAAGCCAAACGGTTATATAAGTTACCCCtcttattacatataataatacatataaatatatacatatatgcatataattatatacatatacatatacacatagaaatatatatatatatatatatatatatatatatatatatatatatatatatgtatcaatcataaatgtatatacaaatgtCAAAAGCTATAAAATGTCTGATAATATGGAtacgaaaaaagaaatacctCCTACTATTCTGTAAGTTTTTactttcatttataattGCTATTTTTACGTTCACTATGCTATACATTTTCTTAATGatggaaaataatatataaataagtgcatacataaataccCATATATACTATTCGTGCCATATTGCTTTTGCACAATTATCATactgtttttattaataatacatacgTCCATTTCTTATTACACCTCATGtgacaacaaaaaaaaattatattaaaaacttaCATAAATTTCCAGTCTTTGATTCTCgccttttttaatttacttatAATACCACATTTTTCTTCCTTATTCTATcttgtaaattattttaaaggtatatataactactcataaaatataatcgTTTTTAGTTCAATTGTTTAAGCATATATAGAACGCTGTTAAAAGATTTTAGTGCATAAATATTGGCAATGCCTTGTAAGCAGTTGAAAGGATGAGGTGATGCAAAAATAGCATGTAcacaaattattttctacttgtaatatatatatatatatataccatttaagaaaaaataaaacatttaaaaaagaagtaaaaaaggaaaaagggcTACTGAAAATTATTgggataatatatattcatattcttattcttattatatgcatatgtatatacatatatgtttattctggaacttgttttcttttttcttatataaaagaCTAATgcttttgtaaatttatatttataatttttttttttttttttttttatttgaatcaATGCATAAGATTATTATAggttattattttacactTAACGTGCTaatatctttatattatatcaGCAGCTTAAacacatttatttaaaaaacattttccccctaatttatgtttaattCCTGTACAAGATTTCGCTAAAAATTAttcacttattttttttccttttatctAACCTTCACGAATTATGTTTCCgatcctttatttttattttattttgctttattttgcgttattttgttttaatttattttatatttttttattttttttttaattaaaattattttatttttttttttttaattttatgttaattttttgtgaTTTGGttctaaaataataaattatttagcagataaattttataaataaatagaaaaatttgtattttttacatttattttttgttttttatatttttattccacAGAAGTTTATTTTTGCAGTTATGAATTTAGTtctaatataattttgaacTAAAAGCGACTTTTAAAAGACAATATTTTCATACGTATATGAATTTAtgaaatttgtttttttatcctttagCACAGTTGCAAGGAAGCCGTTAATGGGgctttaatatatttcactAATGTGTTACATGGATACATAATACGTGTAATAGTACGTGTGACAATACTTGccattatatatgtgtttatacatacagtaatatatatatgatagtACACGAGATAATACATATGATAATACCTAAGTAACAACCTGACAACAGAAGTACAACAGATATGTGTAATGCATGCACATTACACACGGTACACACATAAAACACACTGGAGACGCACGAAGCATATGCATACAAGCCCATGACATAATTTctacaatatttttcttaaataaaatgtttattataaaaagtaacaTACTCAATGATAACACTTTGGACACGAGCGCAAAAAAAGAgcatacaaaaattaataaatttttaattatattgatTGTTATATTGAATGTACTAAGccttatatttacattagtATTAgctataaaattttatctttGGTAATAAAAACGAATGTACGGTTACCTGTCACCAAACCGTGAATCATtatagtttatttatttttttgacttttattcatcatttttgttcattatacgtattatttatttttatccttcatttttttttttcttttttcatgttATTTCCAGTTCATATAATGTAACGGCATTCCTATTCCTTTTAACGCAAACATGCCTGTGGTCTTATTTAGCAATCTTAAATGTTTATGAtcagaaatatattttttcgatCTCTTCGTTTTTGGGAATTCATTTATACACAcaagtatttaaaaaatattaatttctaAAACCACAACTAATGAATGTGCGTGCATATGTGGACGCACTTATGTAgacatatgtacacacaagTACAAAcatgcatgcatatatatatatatatatatatatatatatatatgttttttattttattttatttttattttctcgcCCTTTGTAGTGTTACCAAAACTGTGACAAGCTATTCTTATCAGATGAAATTCAAGAATATCATTTTATGTCAGTTGCTCTTTCGCACCTACCATTTCTTTACATTTGTTATGACATTGTCATATTTCAGTATGATAGTGTTTtcataaaaagtaataatacaTTGATCTTTTGTTTAAGTTTTAACGAAATAGGAATATGcgtatatctatatatagatatatacatacggtGCAAACATACATAGCATGCTTAATACACATAACAGAAATGAATACGTACTGCATTTATTGAATCCTTTAAATGAGTATGATATTAActgtttgtatatttttattggaGTAATGCTACAACTTAAATGTAcctattttaatttttttttttttgaaggcACACTAGATTATACTTATAATGATAGTTCCTTAATAGTACTGAATTTTTTGAGAGGAATATTTTGCTCCTTATCAATAGcaatcatttttatcatttcaaTGGTCTTGAATATACAAAACACTTTTAGAACATATCCTATTCTCAAGCTATCGAAtagcaaaacaaaaaaatacctttgtaaaattgaagaaggccacaattaaaatatatgcatacatatatacatacatatatatatatatatatatatatatacacgtgttcatatacatacgtacatttatatgaacACTTAGACACAGCGGTGCATttattttcccctttttttttttttttttgcagtatctgtatttttgttttatctgATCGATTCTCAATTAAGAATAGttacatttctttttatcataGAAACGTATGAAGTTAAcccatttaaaatatttgtttttatattctctcaggttcaaaaaaaaaaaaaaaaaattaaataaagtgaacacgcatatatgtgtactaatatttttgtatttcgttgaaatttttaattcattttgttttaatttatttcattacattataaattgcttcaatacattttaatataattcactttattttactttgaATGCAGATTATgacaatatgtatatgtatagcTTTTGATACgcacatttttaaaaatataattattggTATATCATCAATTCTGGTTTCCCCCTTATCCATTATTTTACTCTCAACAAATAGGTCA from Plasmodium malariae genome assembly, chromosome: 13 includes these protein-coding regions:
- the ROM8 gene encoding rhomboid protease ROM8, putative — translated: MEEKESGANAKAFLESKDKREKIDDDDDEDDKKKGSTGKINGNSSNNNYTNRNDDDSENVIKKNERKKNKNSLNNNDEKRNNDKNNKNKGEHTENSQEKKKGKKKKEAEQEEEEEEEEEEDDEDDEEEDDEDDRAYGYSEEEKERRKDELLNLNSNNTVKFYTSENDKSRVKNHSDNYLERGRYKYNYMKRGKKFKTSSTYEEMSSDHHEYMSLKVSYKINKKSHYDKSKKRSTLSMTMNDKHERTLNKSSICTDNAKFLNFLNDNEKGPYYYKNIKRYNFRRRKQKKAKIKKEKHDMKGTLDEYVVDIKEKNKDEDMFSSENITNAKNSIKHFLTDSKELHVSDLQDAEKRGKMKDEKRLKDYLSTSKLEGKFVKHLSKIKSTLCCNRRYFIFRKKTIRKRKEKIIIFLNNDCTVSKNGQFNDHFYRTIHKNDLDNLEEEKIYLYNNKENTLKKMIYRIFPQFSIFSLILYVTFIQWIVFILLISVKSDISLTPSNDSLKNFGSNFPHNIFKKAEFYRLYTALFLHSNFNHICANTYVQLTVGFLLEYLYGTYVVFLVYVFAGIYGIILSSPLTYCYSTTESSSSSAGIIGIFFSEILMMTNFNVDKISISVHLFCFFFLLLFLKFSLNTISINIYSHFFGFLGGFLIGVILKRNQLKYFLKNNLLIQILSLVFLITSLGAAIYISTYVVQKCPN
- the PmUG01_13047300 gene encoding conserved Plasmodium protein, unknown function gives rise to the protein MFIIKSNILNDNTLDTSAKKEHTKINKFLIILIVILNVLSLIFTLVLAIKFYLCSYNVTAFLFLLTQTCLWSYLAILNVYDQKYIFSISSFLGIHLYTQCYQNCDKLFLSDEIQEYHFMSVALSHLPFLYICYDIVIFQYDSVFIKSTLDYTYNDSSLIVLNFLRGIFCSLSIAIIFIISMVLNIQNTFRTYPILKLSNSKTKKYLLSVFLFYLIDSQLRIVTFLFIIETYEVNPFKIFVFIFSQIMTICICIAFDTHIFKNIIIGISSILVSPLSIILLSTNRNYSNERVVRLSKLLINFRFFEFFLILFYGSLYYDDEVGNAFILYIQLINLILLFFLIIIYKKVLTYKRKFDESSDELNVDLYNNINDN